One window of the Nitrososphaerota archaeon genome contains the following:
- a CDS encoding 4Fe-4S dicluster domain-containing protein: MVIDLRRCIGCRACMAACKAENNTGGGMFWMYVFRREVGKYPNVTRRFLPRPCMHCRFPSCAEACPTQARHKNEADGIVLTNYSKCIGCRYCVVACPYNVNSFNWKEPKKNQYFDWESEGMDLYGRGAVKEYVGDAIPPNLNPDVARRDIPTLQYRFVGVVEKCTFCSHRIWFGVKRGLKPGVDREATPACVITCPVKALHFGDLDDPNSNVSRLLAKRRWQRALEDLGNEPSVYYLF; this comes from the coding sequence ATGGTTATAGATCTAAGAAGGTGTATCGGGTGCAGAGCATGCATGGCTGCTTGCAAAGCTGAAAACAACACGGGCGGCGGCATGTTTTGGATGTATGTGTTTAGAAGAGAAGTGGGGAAGTACCCCAATGTGACGAGGAGATTTCTGCCTAGGCCCTGTATGCACTGCCGTTTCCCTTCTTGTGCAGAAGCGTGTCCAACACAGGCTAGGCACAAGAACGAAGCTGATGGTATTGTCCTTACCAACTACTCAAAATGTATTGGTTGCAGATACTGTGTAGTCGCCTGCCCATATAATGTGAACTCTTTTAACTGGAAGGAGCCAAAGAAGAATCAATACTTTGACTGGGAGAGCGAAGGGATGGATCTTTATGGTAGGGGTGCAGTTAAGGAGTATGTTGGGGACGCTATCCCACCGAATCTTAATCCTGATGTTGCTAGAAGAGATATCCCTACTCTACAATACCGTTTTGTTGGCGTAGTGGAAAAATGTACCTTTTGTAGCCACCGCATTTGGTTCGGTGTAAAAAGAGGTCTTAAACCCGGCGTGGATAGGGAGGCGACACCAGCCTGTGTTATTACGTGTCCAGTGAAGGCTTTACATTTCGGCGATCTTGATGACCCTAACAGCAATGTTTCTAGGTTGTTGGCTAAAAGAAGGTGGCAGAGGGCGTTAGAGGACCTTGGAAACGAGCCTTCCGTTTACTACTTGTTTTAG
- a CDS encoding GNAT family N-acetyltransferase, translated as MEHKLKDGRSLIIREARLEDAEAILSVVKEVAAEENLILLDKGEYDLRSEIRHILTAKSTGKTLILVAEVDGKVVGVGEVKVGVFKKNSHTAELGLAVTKAFRGLGVGKALMDEMLSRAEKSGVEKVWLSVFSTNDAAIALYRKFGFIIEGIRKMQFKIGNTYADELLMAKFLPFRETPPPDR; from the coding sequence TTGGAGCACAAACTTAAGGATGGTCGCTCTCTCATCATAAGGGAGGCACGGCTGGAGGATGCGGAAGCGATATTAAGTGTAGTAAAAGAGGTGGCAGCGGAAGAAAACCTCATCTTATTGGATAAAGGAGAGTATGATTTAAGATCAGAGATACGCCACATCCTTACAGCCAAATCAACTGGTAAAACCTTGATACTGGTAGCCGAGGTAGACGGCAAGGTGGTTGGTGTAGGAGAAGTAAAGGTCGGCGTGTTTAAGAAGAACAGCCACACCGCAGAACTCGGTCTTGCAGTCACAAAAGCGTTCAGAGGGCTAGGCGTAGGTAAAGCCCTCATGGATGAGATGCTTAGCCGCGCAGAGAAGAGTGGGGTAGAGAAGGTCTGGCTCAGCGTCTTCTCAACCAATGATGCCGCTATCGCGCTATACAGAAAATTTGGATTTATAATCGAGGGAATTAGGAAGATGCAGTTTAAAATCGGCAACACCTACGCAGATGAGCTGTTAATGGCGAAATTCCTACCCTTTAGAGAGACGCCTCCACCCGATAGGTAG
- the nrfD gene encoding polysulfide reductase NrfD encodes MTPEIWGVKLTRKLAAWLSFLIFLILIGVYGFTRTLLEGHWWTGLQVPSMGGAVWGLYVTNYIFLIGASAGGFIIAASAHIFNVERYKSISTLATLLALIIILLPPIFIAADLGRPDRMLHVAYPTPNLRSPLFYVLLTLTLYILLLVLEAWFSMRRRLVMKKSWLTLGFDDLSEYSTKRDERTLKVLSLVGLPLAVSVHSVTGWIFGLMKSRPFWLSPLMAPIFLSSALVSGVALLIFVCIIVKKFAGFKIEQDTLSDLARLLFMMIPIDIFFLMIEVLTVAYAHEHTDMRPLTFLLAGSNAPLFWFEIIVGALIPFVILAFPRFRRSTKLLATSSLLILVGIWLKRWNLLMAGTLFTHEWFGWAEYPLGSYTPSWVEWSVMTGIYGVAALLFTLVIKFLPVEEEMKAMPTPAIVEVE; translated from the coding sequence ATGACGCCTGAAATATGGGGAGTGAAATTAACAAGAAAGTTAGCTGCTTGGTTATCATTCCTTATATTCCTCATACTAATCGGAGTTTACGGGTTTACGAGAACTTTGCTGGAGGGACATTGGTGGACAGGTCTACAGGTTCCATCGATGGGTGGGGCAGTCTGGGGCCTATACGTAACAAACTACATCTTCTTAATAGGGGCAAGTGCCGGTGGTTTCATTATAGCGGCCTCAGCGCACATATTTAATGTAGAGAGGTATAAATCCATTTCCACTCTTGCAACGCTTCTAGCGCTCATCATAATCCTCCTCCCGCCCATCTTCATCGCAGCTGATTTGGGGAGACCCGATAGAATGCTGCACGTCGCCTATCCAACACCTAACCTTAGATCCCCTCTCTTCTACGTCCTTCTCACACTCACCCTCTACATACTTCTACTCGTACTCGAAGCTTGGTTCTCGATGAGGAGGAGGCTGGTGATGAAGAAAAGCTGGTTGACCCTAGGCTTCGATGACCTTTCGGAGTACTCGACAAAGAGAGATGAACGCACTTTGAAGGTGCTATCTTTGGTAGGCCTTCCCTTAGCTGTTTCGGTTCACTCTGTGACTGGCTGGATCTTCGGCTTGATGAAGTCACGGCCCTTCTGGCTCAGCCCGCTGATGGCGCCCATCTTCCTTTCCTCGGCATTAGTATCTGGTGTTGCGCTTCTCATCTTTGTTTGCATAATTGTTAAGAAGTTCGCTGGCTTTAAGATCGAACAAGACACATTATCAGATCTCGCACGGCTCCTGTTTATGATGATACCAATAGACATCTTCTTCCTAATGATAGAGGTGCTTACTGTAGCCTATGCTCACGAGCATACCGACATGAGACCGCTCACCTTCTTACTTGCTGGCTCAAATGCGCCACTCTTCTGGTTTGAGATTATTGTGGGCGCACTTATACCCTTCGTAATTCTTGCTTTTCCAAGATTTAGAAGATCTACTAAGCTACTTGCCACGAGTTCTTTGCTGATCTTGGTGGGCATATGGTTGAAGAGGTGGAATCTCTTGATGGCTGGCACCCTATTCACCCACGAGTGGTTTGGGTGGGCTGAGTATCCGCTAGGCTCGTATACTCCATCGTGGGTTGAGTGGTCGGTGATGACAGGTATATATGGTGTTGCTGCGCTTCTTTTCACATTGGTTATCAAGTTCCTTCCGGTAGAGGAGGAAATGAAGGCTATGCCTACCCCAGCTATTGTAGAGGTGGAGTAG